A section of the Microbacterium forte genome encodes:
- a CDS encoding trans-sulfuration enzyme family protein, with protein sequence MTAPLHPDTVAVHSGRSDLEALGVHALPIDLSTTNPLPDIERGGDSYEAMATGGRPPADGSMVYARLWNPTVGRFEDALAELEHAEAAVAFASGMAAMTAVILAHGPAAGKNHVVAVRPLYGGTDHLLGSGLLGVETTYCHPAEVAASIRPDTGLVVVETPANPTLEIADIAAVVAQAGVVPVVVDNTFATPVLQNPLDHGAAMSLHSATKYLGGHGDVIAGVVACDEQTAEALRRVRAVTGGLLHPLGAYLLHRGLATLPARMRAQQESARRIVQWLIDRPEIAEVFYPGLDDDPQGIIQRQMRGTGAMIAMRMRGGYAAASAVTSSTSLFTHAVSLGGVDSLIQHPAALTHRPVPAEARPDADVLRLSIGLENVDDLIADLAQAFAALSRMEGAVASGRPWA encoded by the coding sequence ATGACTGCACCGTTGCATCCAGACACCGTCGCCGTGCACAGCGGCCGCTCAGACCTCGAGGCACTGGGAGTCCACGCACTGCCGATCGACCTGTCGACGACCAACCCGCTGCCCGACATCGAGCGCGGCGGCGACTCGTACGAGGCGATGGCGACGGGTGGGCGGCCGCCCGCCGACGGCAGCATGGTCTACGCGCGGCTCTGGAACCCCACCGTGGGGCGGTTCGAAGACGCCCTCGCCGAGCTCGAGCACGCCGAGGCCGCCGTCGCCTTCGCATCGGGCATGGCGGCGATGACCGCGGTGATCCTCGCGCACGGCCCCGCAGCGGGGAAGAACCACGTCGTGGCGGTGCGTCCCCTCTACGGCGGCACCGATCACCTGCTCGGCTCCGGCCTGCTGGGTGTGGAGACCACCTATTGCCACCCTGCCGAGGTCGCCGCATCGATCCGTCCGGACACGGGACTCGTGGTGGTGGAGACCCCCGCCAATCCGACGCTCGAGATCGCCGACATCGCCGCCGTGGTGGCGCAGGCGGGAGTCGTGCCGGTGGTCGTCGACAACACCTTCGCGACGCCCGTGCTGCAGAATCCCCTCGACCACGGCGCGGCGATGTCGCTGCACAGCGCCACGAAGTACCTCGGCGGACACGGCGACGTGATCGCGGGCGTGGTGGCCTGCGACGAGCAGACCGCGGAGGCGCTCCGCCGTGTGCGTGCCGTGACCGGCGGTCTGCTGCATCCGCTCGGCGCTTACCTGCTGCACCGTGGGCTCGCGACCCTCCCCGCGCGCATGCGCGCGCAGCAGGAGAGCGCTCGCCGCATCGTGCAGTGGCTGATCGACCGCCCCGAGATCGCCGAGGTGTTCTATCCCGGACTCGACGACGACCCGCAGGGCATCATCCAGCGTCAGATGCGGGGCACCGGGGCCATGATCGCGATGCGGATGCGGGGCGGGTATGCCGCGGCATCCGCCGTCACCTCATCGACGTCGCTGTTCACCCATGCCGTCTCGCTGGGCGGGGTCGATTCGCTGATCCAGCATCCGGCCGCGCTCACGCACCGGCCCGTGCCGGCGGAAGCGCGCCCCGACGCCGATGTGCTGCGACTGTCGATCGGTCTCGAGAACGTCGACGACCTGATCGCCGACCTCGCGCAGGCATTCGCTGCACTGTCGCGGATGGAGGGCGCCGTGGCATCTGGCCGTCCGTGGGCGTGA